A region from the Melioribacter roseus P3M-2 genome encodes:
- a CDS encoding tetratricopeptide repeat-containing glycosyltransferase family 2 protein produces MGSLTLSMIVKNEEKYLKDCLESVKNLVNEIVIVDTGSTDNTVSIAKEYNAKVYNFEWINDFSAARNYALSKSTGDWILYLDADERLEPGSIHELKKILNTVTKAGYFCTVKSIDSENERDHSIRYVRLFKNSPDIKFRGKVHEQITDSLVENGYQIQHSKIVINHIGYDVSKEEKEKKAKRNLELLLEDYNQSKSSYSLFQLGQTYYILENNDKAKEIFSELIKKDDLDNALKAEAYAYLAQIEHSKFNSSDAEKLIDKAIELNPKQTYYYLFMSKVYLRQQNLYKAKIYAKKAMEANKSINNNELLNKQTIYVDNREIIYFGLFLSFRSQDSDSTEYFIKELYRIIKDEEANHKLQLIKLMECVLNGREINEEIADIIEKHLNKYNLDLLITVLEAQKNTDIKLRLFNYIHELYPKNTDAIKNIAQIYDQKGATAEAIQLMEANKDIMLNDPAALFYLASFYIKGGRFNEAIDIFEYMEKSFAQMGEIIQKVKLIKEKLKGFAVAN; encoded by the coding sequence ATGGGTTCTCTGACACTTTCAATGATCGTCAAAAACGAAGAGAAATATCTGAAAGATTGTCTCGAGTCGGTAAAAAATTTAGTTAATGAAATTGTTATAGTCGATACCGGTTCTACCGATAATACCGTTTCTATTGCTAAGGAATACAATGCTAAAGTCTATAACTTTGAATGGATCAACGATTTTTCTGCCGCCCGCAATTATGCGCTTTCCAAATCGACGGGCGACTGGATATTGTATCTCGACGCGGACGAACGGCTGGAACCCGGTTCGATCCATGAATTGAAAAAAATTCTGAATACCGTTACGAAGGCAGGTTACTTTTGCACTGTAAAGAGTATCGACAGTGAAAACGAAAGAGACCATTCCATTCGTTACGTAAGACTTTTTAAGAACTCGCCGGATATAAAGTTTAGAGGTAAGGTGCACGAACAGATAACCGATTCGCTCGTTGAAAACGGTTATCAAATTCAGCATTCGAAAATAGTAATTAACCATATCGGTTACGACGTTTCGAAAGAGGAAAAAGAAAAGAAGGCAAAAAGAAATCTTGAACTTCTGCTGGAAGATTATAACCAAAGCAAGTCTTCTTACAGCTTGTTCCAGCTTGGGCAAACGTATTATATCCTGGAAAACAACGACAAAGCTAAAGAAATCTTCTCCGAACTTATCAAAAAGGACGATCTGGACAATGCGTTGAAAGCCGAGGCGTACGCGTATCTGGCGCAAATTGAACATTCGAAATTTAATTCGTCAGACGCCGAAAAGCTGATTGACAAAGCGATCGAACTCAATCCGAAGCAGACATATTATTATCTCTTTATGTCAAAGGTCTATTTGCGTCAGCAAAATCTCTACAAAGCAAAGATCTACGCAAAAAAAGCGATGGAAGCCAATAAGAGTATTAACAATAACGAGTTGCTGAATAAACAAACAATCTACGTCGACAACAGGGAAATAATTTATTTCGGTTTGTTCCTCTCGTTCAGGTCTCAGGACTCGGATTCCACGGAGTATTTTATAAAAGAATTGTATCGAATAATAAAAGACGAAGAAGCCAATCATAAACTGCAGTTGATAAAGTTGATGGAATGCGTGTTAAACGGAAGGGAAATAAACGAAGAAATAGCGGATATTATTGAAAAGCATCTTAACAAATACAATCTTGACTTGTTGATTACGGTGCTAGAAGCTCAGAAAAATACTGATATTAAACTGAGGCTTTTTAACTATATTCACGAGCTGTATCCGAAGAATACGGACGCAATAAAAAACATAGCGCAGATATACGATCAAAAAGGCGCAACCGCCGAAGCAATTCAATTAATGGAAGCCAATAAAGATATTATGCTTAACGACCCGGCGGCGCTCTTTTACCTTGCATCGTTCTATATAAAAGGCGGAAGATTTAATGAGGCAATTGACATTTTTGAATATATGGAAAAATCGTTCGCTCAGATGGGTGAAATAATTCAAAAAGTGAAATTGATCAAAGAAAAATTGAAAGGATTTGCAGTCGCTAACTAA